CTAAATTGGCCTAAACGCTTTCAATAAGTGTTAATTTGGGTTGCTAATTGGCCACTGAATAAAGCTTTCTCTTGCGTCTCTTTCATTTATCTTTGCCATTTTCTGTTGCTCTGACGTTTGgatatttgtttgtgtttcctgaaatattaataaacaattaatttgttcaattttgtgTACAGTATGCTGAGTGGGCGTAGTTCATTATAGAAcgcgcatacgccatgtggttacttttaatgttattaacaAATAAGTTAAGATATAAAACTTCCGGCTTgattaagataaaaaaatattcgcgTGCTCTCAGCTAACATTGTAAGACCATGTTTGGCTATTCgtaattataattcaaaaacattttcgaaTATAACTCATTCGATCTGTCATTGTCTGACTTTGATTGTTTTGTGTTAGTTTCATATCCAGTTTCAAGtcgcaatatttatttataactcgCTTGATTCTTTATACAAATTACGCCATCACTCAGAGCACCGCTGTCCCTGTCCCCAGTCCCCACCCAGTGTGACCCATATTCAGTTACACAAATCGGCAATTTGACTGCCCAAAAATAGCGTTAATGACACTCTGAGCTAACATTGCCTCCGTTTACAAACACCCCGCGAAGCAGATGAGCTGCCAGTTGGTTGAGTTGGAGTAGAGTCTCAGAGGCAGAACAGTGTCCAAGGTCTGAATCTATTAACGTTTTGTTTCTAACGTGGTCCACACCCAGAAACAGACGGAGATTGTGATGGGGCATGATGTCATGAGTTGTTGGTGCTCTCGACCGTTTCATGCAACCCACaataaatggtatttaaataatttttaaataattttatctggaaattaaattgtattctgCTTTATGCACTTACTTgtgcatgaaaatatttattatgtattatttactCAACTCATTTGAGTATGAAATGAATGCTTGTTTTATTCAGGATTTCATTAGTCCTTGAAATGTGCAACATgccataaaaattgataagtgAAATAATTTTCCCACTTTTGGCGCAACAGAAAAACGTATTTTCTTTATAGACTTTTATTATGGAAACGTTTTTGAActcataaatttgtttgttgacTTTTTGCCACAATGCATTTCGTATTCaactcgtattcgtattcgttcgtattcaaaaatttgatcattaaaaatattttagccaATGTTACGACTATGCGCAATTCATCTGTCTGAACGTCGCGTCGGCATGACAGAAATTCAGCATCAATTGAAATGGATTTTATTGAGCAGCTCCATCGCTAATTTCGTCGTCATCAGCAAAcggtttgttgttgcttttgttgttgttttcgtggCTCGTTAACCAAGCCATACAACATCTGCCATGATATCATGCCTCCAATATTAACTCAGCCCCACAGCGTACACAAATGCTAGTTTATTGACTGTGTGTTTTCACGATGTCTTCTAGTAAATTTacgaataataaatatgtttgcatGTACATATAAAGAGTAGAAGCCTCCCCGTCACTGGGGTAGCTGCCCCTGCTCCACCtttaatatattgtaaatGAGATTGTCCGCGCTGCTCTTCGCTGCTTGTCAAGCAGAAGATACAGACAATTTATCATCCGTGTCTTAACCTTACACAATATTACTGTCCAAAATTTGACAATGTACCAAGAATAAACgtctcaaaaatatatttatgacatATAGGAAACACCCTCGGTCAAAGtctaaattatgtttattaaacGACTTGATTCgatttgaataatatttaggAAAAATACAGCATCTACCGGAAAGTTTAGCTTGTAGGAAGTTAAAGCTTAAAGAAACTCTATATTAGGATAAAAGCTaatcggaaaggctatagccGAAATTCCGCTCATAGAAATTCCAGTTACATAGTATTAGGAGcttaaattgctttaaaaatgcGGTGAGTGTGGTGGCTTTTCGCTTTttgctttgaattttttatgatttttcaaGTAATGGCTTTACGAGTTGGCATTGATTTTAATGTTATAAACTGCCTATTAATATCGAAATTACGAGAGTGTTTTAATACTTATCAATAAGAAGatttgaaaagaaattattaaagaaaaggAAACAGAGATAACGATGAATTGGCGGCAGATTGGATATTTAATTTACGGGACGATGCTATTATATGCGATTACATTCTCACCCAAGTTTTCTGTTACGATATCATTGGATACTAACCATCCCATGAGCGTCAATACTTTGCTTCGGTTCTCATTGCAAAACGTTCTGATTTCATTTGCGTTCAGCTTGTTGGCCTTTATTCCGGCATATCAAAGAATTTGCACAAGCTGTTGGTGGCAAAAGACCTGGTTTAAGGTCATGGTTATGCCCTGGTTCAGTGCCTGTGTCCTGATGTTTGTGAGGAACGTTGTGCTATTCTCTAAATGCATTTACCTCACCGAGAGCATTCCCGTACGCGACTCCCTAATAAGAGCCCTCTTATTCTACATTGCTATGATGGGATTCGCCGTCGAGCTGATTTGTCACTGGCATGCAGTTTATCGTTACCAAAAATAGCTGCTAATGAATAACAATAATACTCTCAACTGAGCTGTGTATGGCTCacctacacatacatatgtattatttcattataaatatatattttataagaaacTACGGAATGATGACGTATcgttcaatttaaattcatcaactaaaaaaaacaacatttaataaatagaaaaaaacgaTGAACATAATCATAGTTATTATCAAACTCGGATTCTctagtaaaatataataatattataatttcttaagaaataaaacaaataaaatttaatattcaattaaatcttGACCCGTTTATCTCCTAGATATAGTAATATGTCTCATGGTGCTTGTGGCAATATTCTCCATTATTTGGAGTCTGTCTCTGCACATGTTGTCCGGCGATTTCTACGACGGAATCATCAGTGCCAAAGTAGTATTTAAGGAGCGCAACTTTGCCCAAATGGACAATAGAAGCAGAGAGATTTTACAACAGGATCTTCAAAAAGTGGGACTCTTGGCCTACGAGCCGAAAACAAAGCCGGAATCGCTGAAAAGCGAAAGCCGTGAGTAAAACTTAATAAAGGTCGTATTATCATAGAGTATAAggattgtttttaaattgtgtagAAACAAAG
The genomic region above belongs to Drosophila innubila isolate TH190305 chromosome 3R unlocalized genomic scaffold, UK_Dinn_1.0 2_E_3R, whole genome shotgun sequence and contains:
- the LOC117791168 gene encoding uncharacterized protein LOC117791168, whose protein sequence is MNWRQIGYLIYGTMLLYAITFSPKFSVTISLDTNHPMSVNTLLRFSLQNVLISFAFSLLAFIPAYQRICTSCWWQKTWFKVMVMPWFSACVLMFVRNVVLFSKCIYLTESIPVRDSLIRALLFYIAMMGFAVELICHWHAVYRYQK